The following proteins are co-located in the Nocardioides piscis genome:
- a CDS encoding MgtC/SapB family protein: MNDIELWQSLGVALAIGLLVGAERERSKPAQGTLGIRTMALLALVGALSTLVQPIVAGGLVAGAVLLVVLGYATSRQRDPGLTTEVAGVAVVGLGALATSRPAAAAALAVAITVLLVSRDALHRFVRETVTEREQADALKFFVAAFVLLPILPSGRFGPYGTWVPQRIWLLVVLITGIGWVGYVATRMLGARRGLMVTGLAGGFVSGTATTGVMAARFRRGEAPLGPALAGASLASVSTLLQLVVVTAIADPRVTARLLPAVVVGSAVLSIEACWLARKQDNATADGAEPTGRPFALVPALVLAGIISVVLPLAVWMEQRYGAAGALAATATGAVADVHGASVAVATLAHDGRVSVSTAVVAVGLGLATNTVGKVVVAGGAGGARFAVTLAACLAPASAAFAAALLLW; this comes from the coding sequence TTGAACGACATCGAGCTCTGGCAGTCACTGGGCGTGGCCCTCGCCATCGGGCTGCTGGTCGGCGCCGAGCGCGAGCGCTCCAAGCCTGCCCAGGGCACCCTCGGGATCAGGACGATGGCCCTGCTGGCCCTGGTCGGCGCCTTGTCCACCTTGGTGCAGCCCATCGTCGCCGGCGGGCTGGTGGCCGGAGCGGTCCTGCTCGTGGTCCTCGGCTATGCCACCTCCCGTCAGCGCGACCCCGGCCTCACGACCGAGGTCGCCGGCGTCGCGGTGGTCGGACTCGGCGCACTGGCCACGTCCCGCCCCGCCGCCGCAGCAGCGCTTGCCGTGGCGATCACCGTGCTCCTGGTCTCGCGGGACGCGCTGCACAGGTTCGTCCGGGAGACCGTGACCGAGCGCGAACAGGCCGACGCCCTGAAGTTCTTCGTCGCCGCCTTCGTGCTGCTCCCGATCCTCCCGTCCGGCCGCTTCGGCCCCTATGGGACCTGGGTCCCCCAGCGGATCTGGCTCCTCGTCGTGCTCATCACCGGCATCGGCTGGGTGGGCTACGTGGCCACTCGCATGCTGGGAGCCCGCCGTGGCCTGATGGTCACGGGCCTCGCGGGCGGGTTCGTCTCCGGGACCGCTACGACCGGCGTCATGGCGGCGCGGTTCCGCCGGGGTGAGGCCCCGCTGGGACCGGCCCTGGCGGGGGCATCCCTGGCCAGCGTGTCGACGCTTCTGCAGCTCGTCGTCGTCACCGCGATCGCAGACCCACGCGTCACCGCCCGCCTCCTGCCAGCCGTGGTCGTCGGGTCGGCGGTCCTGTCGATCGAGGCCTGCTGGCTGGCACGCAAGCAGGACAACGCCACCGCCGACGGGGCGGAGCCGACGGGGCGGCCGTTCGCGTTGGTCCCTGCCCTCGTCCTGGCGGGGATCATCTCGGTGGTGCTTCCGCTGGCGGTCTGGATGGAGCAGCGGTACGGCGCTGCCGGCGCCCTCGCCGCGACCGCGACCGGAGCCGTCGCGGACGTCCACGGTGCGAGCGTCGCCGTCGCCACCCTGGCCCACGACGGCAGGGTGTCGGTGAGCACCGCGGTCGTCGCCGTGGGTCTCGGCCTCGCGACCAACACCGTCGGCAAGGTGGTCGTCGCGGGGGGTGCGGGCGGGGCGCGCTTCGCCGTCACCCTCGCCGCCTGCCTGGCGCCGGCCTCAGCTGCCTTCGCCGCAGCCTTGCTGCTCTGGTGA
- a CDS encoding DUF779 domain-containing protein, whose translation MTDVERVAVTGEAAEMIRRLTEAHGPVMFHQSGGCCDGSSPMCYPDGEFRTGDSDIHLGDLDVGLERHVPMWMSRSQFELWKHTHLTVDVVKGRGAGFSLEAPEGVRFLIRSRLMTDEEYADLQPEPGQ comes from the coding sequence ATGACTGACGTCGAACGCGTCGCGGTCACCGGTGAGGCGGCGGAGATGATCCGCCGCCTCACCGAGGCGCACGGCCCCGTGATGTTTCACCAGTCCGGTGGGTGCTGCGACGGGTCCTCACCCATGTGCTATCCCGACGGTGAGTTCCGCACCGGCGACTCCGACATCCACCTCGGCGACCTCGACGTGGGGCTCGAGCGCCACGTGCCCATGTGGATGTCGAGGTCGCAGTTCGAGCTCTGGAAGCACACCCACCTCACGGTCGACGTGGTCAAGGGCCGTGGCGCCGGGTTCTCCCTGGAGGCTCCCGAAGGGGTGAGGTTCCTGATCCGTTCCCGACTGATGACCGATGAGGAGTACGCCGACCTGCAGCCGGAGCCGGGGCAGTGA
- the exaC gene encoding acetaldehyde dehydrogenase ExaC yields MTVYAQPGTDGSDIEVKSRYGHYIGGEWVDPVKGGYFENISPVNGKPFTEVARGTAEDIDAAIDAAWNAADAWGRTSTTERSNVLLKIADRMEQNLETLAVIETWDNGKAVRETLNADMPLAIDHFRYFAGALRGQEGGISEIDETTIAYHFHEPLGVVGQIIPWNFPILMAVWKLAPALAAGNAVVLKPAEQTPWSILKLMELVGDLLPPGVLNVVNGFGVEAGKPLASSPRIRKIAFTGETTTGRLIMQYASENIIPVTLELGGKSPNIFFDDVAQEKDAFYDKALEGFAMFALNQGEVCTCPSRALVQRSMYSDFVHDAIQRVEAITQGNPLDVTTMMGAQASNDQLEKILSYLDIGKQEGAKVLTGGERNVLEGDLAEGYYVQPTVFEGDNSMRIFQEEIFGPVVSLTGFDDEADALKIANDTLYGLGAGLWTRDGARMFRAGKAIQAGRVWTNCYHAYPAHAAFGGYKQSGIGRENHKMMLDHYQQTKNLLVSYSPDKLGFF; encoded by the coding sequence ATGACCGTCTACGCACAGCCCGGAACCGATGGCTCGGACATCGAGGTCAAGAGCCGCTACGGCCACTACATCGGGGGGGAGTGGGTCGACCCGGTCAAGGGTGGCTACTTCGAGAACATCTCCCCGGTCAACGGCAAGCCGTTCACCGAGGTCGCGCGGGGCACGGCCGAGGACATCGACGCGGCCATCGACGCGGCCTGGAACGCGGCCGACGCCTGGGGCCGGACCTCGACCACGGAACGCTCCAACGTCCTGCTCAAGATCGCCGACCGCATGGAGCAGAACCTCGAGACCCTCGCAGTCATCGAGACCTGGGACAACGGCAAGGCCGTACGCGAGACGCTGAACGCGGACATGCCGCTGGCCATCGACCACTTCCGCTACTTCGCCGGCGCCCTGCGCGGCCAGGAGGGCGGCATCTCCGAGATCGACGAGACCACGATCGCCTATCACTTCCACGAGCCGCTGGGCGTCGTCGGGCAGATCATCCCGTGGAACTTCCCCATCCTGATGGCGGTCTGGAAGCTCGCCCCGGCTCTCGCCGCCGGCAACGCCGTCGTGCTCAAGCCCGCCGAGCAGACCCCCTGGTCGATCCTCAAGCTCATGGAGCTGGTCGGCGACCTGCTGCCGCCGGGGGTCCTCAACGTCGTCAACGGCTTCGGGGTGGAGGCCGGCAAGCCGCTGGCGAGCAGCCCCCGCATCCGCAAGATCGCCTTCACCGGTGAGACCACGACCGGGCGGCTGATCATGCAGTACGCCTCGGAGAACATCATCCCCGTCACGCTCGAGCTCGGCGGCAAGAGCCCGAACATCTTCTTCGACGACGTCGCGCAGGAGAAGGACGCGTTCTACGACAAGGCGCTCGAGGGGTTCGCGATGTTCGCCCTCAACCAGGGCGAGGTGTGCACCTGCCCCTCGCGGGCGTTGGTGCAGCGCTCGATGTACTCGGACTTCGTGCACGACGCGATCCAGCGGGTCGAGGCGATCACCCAGGGAAACCCGCTCGACGTCACCACGATGATGGGCGCCCAGGCGTCCAACGACCAGCTCGAGAAGATCCTGTCCTACCTCGACATCGGCAAGCAGGAGGGCGCCAAGGTGCTCACCGGAGGTGAGCGCAACGTCCTCGAGGGCGACCTCGCGGAGGGCTACTACGTGCAGCCCACGGTGTTCGAGGGTGACAACTCGATGCGCATCTTCCAGGAGGAGATCTTCGGGCCGGTCGTCTCGCTCACCGGCTTCGACGACGAGGCCGATGCCCTCAAGATCGCCAACGACACGCTCTACGGCCTCGGGGCCGGGCTGTGGACCCGCGACGGTGCCCGGATGTTCCGCGCGGGCAAGGCCATCCAGGCCGGCCGGGTGTGGACCAACTGCTACCACGCCTACCCCGCGCACGCGGCGTTCGGCGGCTACAAGCAGTCAGGCATCGGGCGGGAGAACCACAAGATGATGCTCGACCACTACCAGCAGACCAAGAACCTGCTTGTCTCCTACAGCCCGGACAAGCTCGGCTTCTTCTGA
- a CDS encoding GAF domain-containing protein: MTRDGMRAEVADSWHLSAASGVDVDRVEAPITLEASDLRDHREAHPLSQVFPLLDDVLGQAARDCGAVMAVSDAAGQLLWVCGSPSTLRQAERIGFVEGSNWDERLAGTNAPGLALRLGQPVQVRRAEHFRHSVQQWSCAATPIHDPTSSTLLGVLDITGNDDIAVPQTMAMVRAAARMAEAELARELLTRATKPVESPAGLQVVVELLGRHEAVLIIDNGRGTRQSVRLSPRHSEILLLLASAPEGSPGTSSPCWSTRRTAPRPPFAPSSTVSGTSSVTTFSPRGPTGCARGSPVTGWPSRHSSRRATYAVPCVTTAARSCRARPLRESCGSATGSTTPCARPCSPVASPT, translated from the coding sequence ATGACCCGCGACGGCATGCGCGCAGAGGTGGCTGACTCCTGGCACCTCTCGGCCGCGTCCGGGGTCGACGTCGACCGGGTCGAGGCCCCGATCACCCTGGAGGCGTCCGACCTGCGCGACCACCGCGAGGCCCACCCGCTGTCCCAGGTCTTCCCGCTGCTCGACGACGTGCTCGGCCAGGCAGCCCGCGACTGCGGTGCGGTCATGGCGGTCAGCGACGCTGCCGGTCAGCTGCTCTGGGTCTGCGGCTCTCCCTCCACCCTGCGGCAGGCGGAGCGGATCGGCTTCGTGGAAGGCTCCAACTGGGACGAGCGGCTCGCCGGCACCAACGCGCCCGGCCTCGCACTGCGGCTGGGCCAACCCGTGCAGGTTCGCCGGGCCGAGCACTTCCGACACTCCGTGCAGCAGTGGAGCTGTGCTGCCACCCCGATCCACGACCCGACGTCCAGCACCCTGCTCGGGGTGCTCGACATCACCGGCAACGACGACATCGCCGTGCCGCAGACGATGGCGATGGTGCGCGCCGCCGCCCGGATGGCGGAGGCGGAGCTGGCGCGCGAGCTCCTGACCCGGGCGACGAAGCCGGTCGAGTCGCCGGCGGGGCTCCAGGTGGTGGTGGAGCTGCTCGGCCGCCACGAGGCCGTGCTGATCATCGACAACGGGCGGGGCACCCGCCAGTCCGTGCGACTCTCGCCGAGGCACAGCGAGATCCTGCTCCTGCTGGCGTCGGCCCCCGAGGGCTCTCCGGGGACGAGCTCGCCGTGCTGGTCTACGAGGAGGACGGCGCCTCGTCCACCCTTCGCGCCGAGCTCAACCGTCTCCGGCACCTCCTCGGTGACGACCTTCTCGCCTCGCGGCCCTACCGGCTGCGCGCGGGGGTCGCCGGTGACTGGCTGGCCCTCGAGGCACAGCTCGCGGCGGGCGACGTACGCCGTGCCCTGCGTGACTACCGCGGCCCGATCCTGCCGCGCTCGACCGCTCCGGGAGTCGTGCGGCTCCGCGACGGGCTCCACCACTCCCTGCGCGCGACCGTGCTCGCCGGTCGCGAGCCCGACCTGA
- a CDS encoding DUF305 domain-containing protein, with protein MAEPLEARTSSSRVAWIVAAVATTLAVVFAIVAIQSGPDLRTMQAHGHGATSGQAERGHMGMSQNMMAGDEQDFLVEMIAHHQEAVTAAAELERSDRSQMRELGRSIVTGQTAEIDQMQTWLEAWYDDAGQASYEPMMRDLQGLDGDDLDQVFLEDMVMHHHMAVMMSRHLLTDADDLHPEVADLARDIISAQSAEIRQMRRWLVEWFDVRGGMGWHMGMGGMGADMHDM; from the coding sequence ATGGCTGAGCCACTCGAAGCACGGACCTCGAGCAGCCGGGTGGCGTGGATCGTCGCCGCCGTGGCTACGACGCTGGCCGTGGTCTTCGCGATCGTTGCGATCCAGTCGGGTCCGGATCTGCGGACCATGCAGGCCCACGGTCACGGAGCGACGTCGGGCCAGGCGGAGCGCGGTCACATGGGCATGTCGCAGAACATGATGGCCGGCGACGAGCAGGACTTCCTCGTCGAGATGATCGCCCACCACCAGGAGGCTGTCACGGCGGCCGCTGAGCTCGAGCGCTCCGACCGATCCCAGATGCGTGAGCTGGGGCGGTCGATCGTCACCGGCCAGACGGCCGAGATCGACCAGATGCAGACGTGGCTGGAGGCGTGGTACGACGACGCCGGCCAGGCGTCGTACGAACCGATGATGCGCGACCTGCAGGGGCTCGATGGTGATGACCTCGACCAGGTGTTCCTCGAGGACATGGTGATGCACCACCACATGGCCGTGATGATGTCGCGGCACCTCCTGACGGACGCCGACGACCTGCACCCGGAGGTCGCGGACCTCGCCCGCGACATCATCAGCGCCCAGAGCGCGGAGATCCGGCAGATGAGGCGCTGGCTGGTCGAGTGGTTCGACGTCAGGGGCGGCATGGGTTGGCACATGGGCATGGGCGGCATGGGCGCGGACATGCACGACATGTGA
- a CDS encoding universal stress protein has protein sequence MTIQLAPGSIIVGVDGSADAERALRWAAEQAALERRHLAVVAVSGLNQVPTAAWANAAGSYVIPPAELAAQMQAAADDAAGSARRLQPGLTVSAHTAHGDPRDVLVELSADAHLVVVGSRGRGVLRSRLLGSVSATVARHAESPVAVCRPESPGSVRRGVLVGADGTLEGQAVLEVAFQHASARGLPLTVLHAFHDVVAAVNGPHLVPATEGLLEKERLLLAESVAGFSEKFPDVHVDVQLARGFARECLSEASEQWHLVVVGRHPTDSLARMVSSTVATAVVERAHTTVVVVPIPAPA, from the coding sequence ATGACCATCCAACTCGCACCCGGAAGCATCATCGTGGGCGTCGACGGCTCTGCCGACGCCGAGCGCGCCTTGCGCTGGGCCGCGGAGCAGGCCGCGCTGGAGCGTCGCCACCTGGCCGTGGTCGCGGTCTCGGGACTCAACCAGGTCCCCACCGCAGCCTGGGCCAACGCCGCCGGCAGCTATGTGATCCCGCCCGCCGAGCTCGCCGCCCAGATGCAGGCAGCCGCAGACGACGCGGCAGGATCCGCGCGACGGTTGCAGCCGGGGCTGACTGTCTCGGCTCACACGGCCCACGGCGACCCGCGCGATGTGCTGGTCGAGCTCTCGGCCGACGCGCACTTGGTCGTCGTCGGGTCCCGGGGGCGCGGCGTTCTCCGCAGCCGCCTGCTGGGTTCGGTCAGCGCGACCGTCGCCCGGCACGCCGAGTCACCGGTCGCCGTGTGCCGCCCGGAGTCCCCCGGCAGCGTCCGCAGGGGCGTGCTGGTCGGCGCCGACGGAACGCTCGAGGGGCAGGCGGTGCTCGAGGTGGCCTTCCAGCACGCCTCGGCGAGGGGTCTGCCGCTGACGGTGCTCCACGCCTTCCACGACGTCGTGGCAGCCGTGAACGGCCCACACCTGGTCCCTGCCACAGAAGGTCTGCTCGAGAAGGAGCGCCTGCTCCTCGCAGAATCGGTCGCCGGCTTCTCGGAGAAGTTCCCCGACGTCCACGTGGACGTGCAGCTCGCGCGGGGTTTCGCCCGCGAGTGCCTGTCCGAGGCATCGGAGCAGTGGCACCTCGTCGTGGTCGGCCGACACCCGACCGACTCGCTTGCCCGCATGGTGTCCTCGACCGTCGCCACCGCGGTGGTCGAGCGGGCGCACACCACGGTGGTCGTGGTGCCCATCCCTGCCCCGGCCTGA
- a CDS encoding cation:proton antiporter family protein, with the protein MGDIAAILTTALGAGLLASVLRLPPLVGFLAAGFALSAAGVSAPPLLDVLASLGVTLLLFGIGLKLDLRVLVRSEVWLTASAHMALTTVVAAAYLGLFGVLGVGLLADQGWQTLLLVGFALSFSSTVFVVKTLEERGGTAALSGRTAIGILIVQDLAAVAFLAATHEDPPSLWAFGLVLLIPAALLVRPLLDHLGHDELRPLFGLVAALVPGYALFEAVGLKGDLGALVVGILLAPHAGSEALSKSLFSIKEILLVGFFLSVGFTGLPTLGELLISAALLLLLPLKAAGFAALLWTRGLRRRTSVRTATTLGNFSEFGLIVAVAAGSGLGEEWLGVLATTVAASFLLSAVVGRHPDAFVELTRRVLPDHPVERLHADDRPIDVGDAEAVVLGMGRVGRAAYERLTRDYGLRVVGVEDFPSRQESLVADGLNVVLGDATDPEFWARMRPHHVQLAVLAMPFHTSNVDALRKLQDSEFAGTVAVVAQYDDDLEQARALGAHTGFQLYDGVGAELADRAADEAGLPRRDGG; encoded by the coding sequence ATGGGTGACATCGCAGCGATCCTGACCACGGCCCTGGGAGCCGGGCTGCTGGCCAGCGTCCTGCGGCTGCCGCCCCTGGTGGGCTTCCTGGCCGCAGGTTTCGCCCTGAGCGCCGCCGGCGTGAGCGCGCCGCCGCTGCTCGACGTGCTGGCGAGCCTCGGGGTGACCCTCCTGCTCTTCGGCATCGGTCTCAAGCTCGACCTCCGGGTGCTCGTCCGCAGCGAGGTCTGGCTCACCGCGAGCGCTCACATGGCCCTGACGACGGTCGTCGCGGCGGCATACCTCGGCCTCTTCGGGGTGCTGGGCGTGGGTCTGCTCGCCGATCAGGGGTGGCAGACGCTGCTGCTGGTCGGCTTCGCCCTGTCGTTCTCCAGCACCGTGTTCGTCGTCAAGACGCTCGAGGAACGCGGCGGCACCGCCGCGCTGAGCGGTCGCACCGCGATCGGCATCCTGATCGTGCAGGACCTGGCTGCCGTGGCCTTCCTCGCCGCGACGCACGAGGACCCGCCGAGCCTGTGGGCGTTCGGTCTCGTCCTCCTCATCCCGGCCGCCCTCCTCGTCCGGCCTCTCCTCGACCACCTGGGCCACGACGAGCTGCGCCCCCTCTTCGGGCTGGTCGCCGCACTCGTCCCTGGCTATGCCCTCTTCGAGGCCGTCGGGCTCAAGGGCGACCTGGGTGCCCTCGTGGTCGGGATCCTGCTGGCCCCGCACGCCGGGTCCGAGGCCTTGAGCAAGAGCCTGTTCTCGATCAAGGAGATCCTGCTCGTCGGCTTCTTCCTCTCCGTCGGGTTCACCGGGCTCCCGACGCTCGGGGAGCTGCTGATCAGCGCTGCGCTCCTGCTCCTGCTCCCGCTCAAGGCGGCAGGCTTCGCGGCCCTGCTCTGGACGCGCGGCCTGCGTCGACGGACCTCGGTCCGCACAGCCACGACACTCGGCAACTTCTCCGAGTTCGGGCTCATCGTCGCCGTCGCCGCGGGCTCGGGCCTGGGCGAGGAGTGGCTGGGCGTCCTGGCGACGACCGTGGCGGCCAGCTTCCTGCTGTCCGCGGTCGTGGGTCGCCACCCGGATGCCTTCGTCGAGCTGACCCGTCGCGTGCTCCCCGACCACCCGGTCGAACGGCTGCACGCCGACGACCGCCCGATCGACGTGGGCGACGCGGAGGCCGTCGTGCTCGGCATGGGGCGGGTCGGGCGGGCGGCATACGAGCGCCTCACGCGCGACTACGGGCTCCGGGTGGTCGGGGTCGAGGACTTCCCCTCGCGCCAGGAGTCGCTCGTGGCCGACGGTCTCAACGTGGTCCTCGGCGACGCCACCGACCCCGAGTTCTGGGCCCGGATGCGACCGCACCACGTCCAGCTCGCCGTCCTGGCGATGCCCTTCCACACCAGCAACGTCGATGCCCTCAGGAAGCTCCAGGACAGCGAGTTCGCAGGCACCGTCGCGGTGGTCGCGCAATATGACGACGACCTCGAACAGGCCCGCGCCCTCGGCGCCCACACGGGCTTCCAGCTCTACGACGGGGTCGGTGCCGAGCTGGCCGACCGCGCAGCCGACGAGGCTGGGCTTCCCCGCCGGGACGGTGGTTGA
- a CDS encoding 2-keto-4-pentenoate hydratase, with product MPDIHALAARLDEAVRTATAIPQLTDETAISLDEAYAVQAAGVEIREQRGDAVVGVKLGFTSQAKAEQMGVSDVIIGVIHQSMAVDDGGSTDVTALVHPRIEPEVAFLLGVDVDPSDDDSDILAATTHVAPALEIIDSRYRDFTFSLEDVVADNTSAAGFVLGPWQPFDQARAGLDLAALDVVLSVDGTEAARGSSADILGDPVLALAAVKRMAAQHGISLPAGSVVLAGAATAAIPLGAGVEVRAELGSLGSVSVHTETAP from the coding sequence ATGCCCGACATCCATGCCCTGGCCGCCAGGCTCGACGAGGCAGTCCGTACGGCGACGGCGATCCCCCAGCTCACCGACGAGACCGCCATCAGCCTCGACGAGGCCTATGCCGTGCAGGCCGCCGGTGTCGAGATCCGCGAGCAGCGCGGCGACGCCGTCGTCGGGGTCAAGCTCGGCTTCACCAGCCAGGCCAAGGCAGAGCAGATGGGCGTCTCGGACGTCATCATCGGCGTGATCCACCAGAGCATGGCGGTCGACGACGGCGGCTCCACGGACGTCACGGCACTGGTGCACCCCCGGATCGAACCCGAGGTGGCCTTCCTGCTCGGAGTCGACGTCGACCCCAGCGACGACGACTCCGACATCCTCGCAGCGACCACCCACGTCGCTCCCGCGCTGGAGATCATCGACAGCCGCTACCGCGACTTCACGTTCTCCCTCGAGGACGTCGTCGCCGACAACACCTCCGCGGCCGGCTTCGTCCTCGGGCCGTGGCAGCCGTTCGACCAGGCCCGTGCCGGCCTCGACCTGGCGGCGCTCGACGTGGTCCTCAGCGTCGACGGCACCGAGGCGGCGCGCGGGTCCAGCGCCGACATCCTCGGCGACCCGGTGCTGGCCCTGGCGGCGGTCAAGCGGATGGCGGCGCAGCACGGCATCTCGCTGCCCGCCGGCTCGGTCGTCCTGGCCGGAGCAGCCACAGCCGCCATACCCCTCGGTGCAGGCGTCGAGGTGCGTGCCGAGCTCGGCAGCCTCGGATCCGTCTCGGTCCACACCGAGACGGCCCCGTGA
- a CDS encoding 2-oxoacid:acceptor oxidoreductase family protein, whose product MQSTASPVAAGLFEVRLHGRGGQGVVTAAELLSEAAFAEGRHAQAFPSFGSERTGAPVVSYCRIGDEVIRTREPVMEPHALVVQDATLLHQVDVFAGLRSDGWVLINSRETPGQLGIESLEAGHVLTVDATNLARQHVGRPMPNAALLGGLAAMTGIVHLDAVAAAIRAKFPGGIAEGNVSAAQAAYDLVSARKVG is encoded by the coding sequence ATGCAGTCCACAGCGAGCCCGGTCGCAGCTGGCCTGTTCGAGGTCCGGCTGCACGGGCGCGGAGGACAGGGTGTGGTCACCGCAGCTGAGCTGCTGAGCGAGGCGGCCTTCGCGGAAGGTCGGCACGCCCAGGCGTTCCCGAGCTTCGGCAGTGAGCGCACCGGGGCACCGGTCGTCTCCTACTGCCGCATCGGCGACGAGGTGATCCGCACCCGCGAGCCGGTGATGGAGCCGCACGCGCTCGTGGTCCAGGACGCCACCCTCCTGCACCAGGTCGATGTCTTCGCCGGGCTGCGCAGTGACGGGTGGGTGCTCATCAACAGCAGGGAGACGCCCGGTCAGCTCGGCATCGAATCTCTCGAAGCAGGGCACGTGCTCACCGTGGACGCGACCAACCTCGCCAGGCAGCACGTCGGGCGCCCGATGCCCAACGCCGCGCTGCTGGGTGGGCTGGCGGCGATGACCGGCATCGTCCACCTCGACGCGGTCGCTGCGGCAATCCGGGCGAAGTTCCCCGGTGGCATCGCCGAGGGCAACGTGTCCGCTGCGCAGGCTGCCTACGACCTCGTCAGCGCAAGGAAGGTGGGCTGA
- the porA gene encoding pyruvate ferredoxin oxidoreductase: MPVQIEGSQAVAAAVAACRPQVIGAYPISPQTHIVETLSRLVKSGELPGCEYVNVESEFAAMSVCIGASATGARSYTATASQGLLYMVEAVYNASGLGLPIVMTVANRAIGAPINIWNDHSDAMSQRDSGWLQLYAETNQEAADLHVQAFRIAEALSLPVMVCMDGFILTHAVEQVELPTLEQVEAFLPPFQPRQVLDVDDPVSIGAMVGPEAFTEVRYLAHDRQVQALDLIPQVALEYAAITGREAGGLVRPYRLDDAETAVIALGSALGTIKDVVDERRERGERIGVLGITSFRPFPLEAVRHALAGVMRFVVVEKAFSAGIGGIVDSHVRMAFRGHTVPPNYTVIAGLGGRPILKRSLHAMLEEAMADRLAPLTFLDLNHDLVDAELARQRADVRSGPMAENLLRDLGTVRSAPH; encoded by the coding sequence GTGCCCGTGCAGATCGAGGGGTCACAGGCGGTCGCTGCGGCCGTGGCCGCGTGCCGCCCACAGGTCATCGGCGCCTATCCGATCAGTCCGCAGACCCACATCGTCGAGACCCTCAGCAGGCTGGTGAAGTCCGGAGAGCTCCCGGGCTGCGAATACGTCAACGTCGAGTCCGAGTTCGCTGCGATGAGCGTGTGCATCGGCGCGTCCGCCACCGGCGCTCGCTCCTACACCGCGACGGCGAGCCAAGGCCTCCTCTACATGGTCGAGGCCGTCTACAACGCCTCCGGACTCGGCCTCCCGATCGTGATGACGGTGGCCAACCGCGCCATCGGTGCCCCCATCAACATCTGGAACGACCACTCCGACGCCATGAGCCAGCGCGACTCCGGATGGCTGCAGCTCTATGCCGAGACCAACCAGGAGGCCGCCGACCTGCACGTGCAGGCCTTCCGCATCGCGGAGGCACTGAGCCTGCCGGTCATGGTGTGCATGGACGGTTTCATCCTCACGCACGCCGTGGAGCAGGTCGAGCTGCCCACGCTCGAGCAGGTCGAGGCCTTCCTGCCGCCCTTCCAGCCGCGCCAGGTGCTCGACGTCGACGACCCGGTCTCGATCGGGGCGATGGTCGGGCCGGAGGCCTTCACCGAGGTCCGCTACCTCGCCCACGACCGACAGGTCCAGGCGCTCGACCTGATCCCCCAGGTGGCCCTGGAGTACGCCGCGATCACTGGGCGCGAGGCCGGGGGGCTGGTGCGCCCCTACCGCCTCGACGACGCCGAGACCGCAGTCATCGCCCTCGGCTCGGCGCTCGGCACCATCAAGGACGTGGTCGACGAGCGCCGCGAGCGCGGGGAGCGGATCGGCGTCCTCGGGATCACCTCGTTCCGGCCCTTCCCGCTCGAGGCGGTGCGCCACGCGCTCGCGGGCGTGATGCGTTTCGTCGTGGTCGAGAAGGCCTTCAGCGCCGGCATCGGCGGGATCGTCGACTCCCACGTGCGGATGGCGTTTCGCGGTCACACGGTGCCGCCCAACTACACCGTGATCGCAGGCCTGGGCGGCCGGCCGATCTTGAAGAGGAGCCTGCACGCCATGCTCGAGGAGGCGATGGCCGACCGCCTCGCGCCCCTGACCTTCCTCGATCTCAACCACGACCTCGTCGACGCCGAGCTGGCACGCCAGCGCGCCGATGTCCGGTCCGGGCCGATGGCCGAGAACCTGCTCCGCGACCTCGGGACCGTGCGGTCCGCCCCCCACTGA